The following proteins are co-located in the Aquarana catesbeiana isolate 2022-GZ linkage group LG02, ASM4218655v1, whole genome shotgun sequence genome:
- the LOC141126485 gene encoding olfactory receptor 52B6-like, whose translation MENGSTIRKDLELLGLKELEGLKYFYCPLLSVIYLGILIMSIVIVFVVLTNPSLHEPMYILICNLALNGIFGSSTYFPKLLMDLLTSTKTISRDGCLTQALFIMVYAYLEIMTFAGMAYDRYLAVCHPLQYAILMTSAKVIKVLINSSLVLFIVLLVSILLTARLPLCGTQIKNVFCDNMSIFILACTDTTVNNIYGIIMILVITFFFTSIIVFSYVHIYIVCLRLSKESRQKAMHTLGTHLINFSIFFLGFLFLAIRHRLGTINLPVSADVGLSMPSFLIPPLMNPLIFGVRTEALKSKMVLPFKKVDALQKLLRRIKK comes from the coding sequence ATGGAGAATGGTTCCACCATCAGGAAAGACCTCGAGCTTCTTGGACTTAAAGAGTTAGAAGGACTCAAATATTTTTACTGTCCTCTTCTTAGTGTTATCTATTTGGGTATTTTGATCATGAGTATTGTAATTGTGTTTGTGGTATTGACTAACCCCAGTCTTCATGAACCCATGTACATTCTCATCTGTAACCTGGCGCTCAACGGCATTTTTGGCAGCTCCACATATTTTCCAAAGTTGTTGATGGACCTTTTGACTTCTACCAAGACCATTTCCCGTGATGGCTGCCTGACCCAAGCTTTGTTCATCATGGTTTATGCATACCTGGAGATTATGACTTTCGCAGGCATGGCGTATGACCGTTATTTGGCTGTGTGTCACCCACTGCAATATGCTATCTTAATGACCAGTGCAAAGGTAATCAAAGTGTTGATCAACTCTTCTTTAGTCTTGTTCATCGTACTTTTGGTTTCTATTCTCTTAACAGCGAGACTACCACTTTGTGGGACACAAATCAAGAACGTTTTCTGTGATAACATGTCAATTTTTATCCTGGCCTGCACAGACACCACTGTTAATAATATATATGGAATAATTATGATCCTTGTGATCACATTTTTCTTCACGTCAATCATTGTCTTttcatatgtgcatatatatattgtCTGTCTTAGATTATCTAAAGAGTCACGCCAGAAGGCAATGCACACCCTGGGAACACACTTGATTAATTTTTCTATTTTCttcctcggatttttgtttttggCTATCCGACACAGGTTGGGCACTATCAACTTGCCTGTCAGTGCCGATGTTGGGCTGTCTATGCCTTCCTTTCTGATTCCTCCACTCATGAACCCTCTAATTTTTGGGGTAAGAACGGAAGCCCTGAAATCAAAAATGGTTTTACCTTTCAAAAAGGTGGATGCACTTCAGAAACTCCTGcgccgaataaaaaaataa